A region of Anopheles merus strain MAF chromosome 2R, AmerM5.1, whole genome shotgun sequence DNA encodes the following proteins:
- the LOC121587996 gene encoding phospholipase A1 member A-like, whose amino-acid sequence MAKLVAFLVVLLCGKLAAAASADLISVLEQLSEGPLARLLDLNIDPPPRTAGFTTLLPQKSIRLTCTKTREPRFQEILFGDVNLQSKLNFSLPLTIAIHGWQERNLSTYSALTMPYLRFANNTNYCLLDWRAYSEFGYQIAARQSVPLVAQYLFGFLQNLSLLYFPLERVTLIGFSMGGQIAGLTGKLLPGRLGTIYALDPAGPLFSHPVDIGPRRRLDASDAQYVQVIYTSRYTAGFGKVLDGAQNFLPNKGYHPQQPCAAKGDGLSELAGALQCSHRYAVSLFVSSLDPNNPIIGKKCPTIFGARVCLMPTRDRLGIYAQRIRGDFYL is encoded by the exons ATGGCTAAGCTCGTTGCGTTTCTCGTTGTGCTGCTGTGCGGCAAACTGGCTGCTGCCGCGAGCGCAGATCTTATATCCGTTCTGGAGCAGCTGTCGGAGGGTCCGTTGGCACGGCTGCTGGATTTGAACATCGACCCACCGCCCCGAACCGCCGGCTTCACTACGCTTCTGCCCCAGAAAAGCATCCGCCTGACCTGCACCAAGACGAGGGAGCCCCGCTTCCAGGAAATATTGTTCGGCGATGTGAACCTGCAGAGCAAGCTGAACTTTTCGCTGCCGCTGACGATCGCCATCCATGGCTGGCAGGAGCGGAACCTCAGCACGTACAGCGCGCTGACGATGCCGTACCTGCGCTTCGCCAACAACACCAACTACTGCCTGCTGGACTGGAGAGCGTACTCCGAGTTTGGGTATCAGATCGCGGCCCGCCAGAGCGTACCGCTGGTGGCGCAGTATTTGTTCGGATTTTTGCAGAACCTCAGCCTGCTGTACTTCCCGCTCGAGAGGGTAACCCTGATTGGGTTCAGCATGGGTGGACAAATTGCCGGCCTGACGGGTAAGCTGCTGCCGGGCCGGCTCGGTACGATCTATGCGCTCGATCCGGCCGGTCCGCTGTTCTCGCACCCGGTCGACATCGGGCCCAGGCGCCGGCTGGATGCGTCGGACGCACAGTACGTGCAGGTGATCTACACCTCCCGCTACACGGCTGGCTTCGGGAAGGTGCTTGACGGTGCGCAGAACTTCCTGCCCAACAAGGGCTACCATCCGCAGCAGCCCTGCGCCGCAAAGGGCGACGGTTTGAGCGAACTAGCCGGGGCGCTGCAGTGCAGCCACCGGTACGCGGTGAGCCTGTTCGTGAGCAGCCTCGACCCGAACAACCCCATCATCGGCAAGAAGTGTCCGACGATCTTCGGGGCACGCGTGTGCCTAATGCCCACGAGGGATCGCCTCGGTATATATGCGCAAAG AATTCGTGGCGACTTTTACTTGTAA